In Candidatus Rokuibacteriota bacterium, one DNA window encodes the following:
- a CDS encoding NADH-quinone oxidoreductase subunit I, whose protein sequence is MDRRHPSRMTLRQRLYLVEVLAGLRLTGVRFFANMWRHTLRAAGFKGAAGAVTIQYPDERRPYSPRLRSLHRLVRREDGSPRCVACMMCETICPARCIYIVATEHPNPEIEKVPARFDIDLGRCVFCGYCVEACPEDAIRMDTGILEFASYSRLGMVYTMEMLLAHEPARPDGTPASPVPIPADRLPGAPVPSAAA, encoded by the coding sequence ATGGATCGGCGCCATCCGAGCCGGATGACGCTCCGCCAGCGCCTCTACCTCGTGGAGGTGCTGGCCGGGCTCAGGCTCACCGGCGTCCGCTTCTTCGCCAACATGTGGCGTCACACGCTGCGTGCCGCCGGCTTCAAGGGCGCCGCGGGCGCGGTGACGATCCAGTACCCGGACGAGCGGAGACCGTACTCGCCGCGGCTTCGGAGCCTGCATCGTCTCGTGCGGAGGGAGGACGGCTCCCCGCGCTGCGTCGCCTGCATGATGTGCGAGACCATCTGCCCGGCCCGGTGCATCTACATCGTGGCCACCGAGCACCCGAACCCCGAGATCGAGAAGGTGCCCGCGCGCTTCGACATCGACCTCGGCCGGTGCGTCTTCTGCGGCTACTGCGTCGAGGCATGCCCCGAGGATGCCATCCGCATGGACACGGGCATCCTCGAGTTCGCCTCCTACAGCCGCCTCGGGATGGTCTACACGATGGAGATGCTGCTGGCGCACGAGCCGGCCCGGCCGGACGGGACGCCTGCCTCTCCGGTGCCGATCCCGGCCGACCGCCTTCCGGGCGCGCCCGTGCCGAGCGCGGCGGCCTGA
- the nuoE gene encoding NADH-quinone oxidoreductase subunit NuoE encodes MPDPGHPEFTRDQLAEVRRLQSLYPDTRGALLPVLHMAQEAFGYISLPLEEYVAGLFGLSPAHVHEVVTFYTLFFQQPKGRHVVAVCHNLSCHLLGAKGIIEHLKERLGIEPGETTADGKITLLSVECLCACEQAPMMQVDDRYEGCLTSEKVGRILEELK; translated from the coding sequence ATGCCCGATCCCGGGCATCCCGAGTTCACCCGCGACCAGCTCGCCGAGGTGCGGCGACTGCAGTCGCTCTATCCCGACACGCGCGGGGCGCTCCTGCCGGTGCTCCACATGGCGCAGGAGGCCTTCGGCTATATCTCGCTGCCGCTGGAGGAGTACGTCGCCGGGCTCTTCGGCCTCAGTCCGGCGCATGTCCACGAGGTCGTGACCTTCTACACGCTGTTCTTCCAGCAGCCGAAAGGGCGCCACGTCGTCGCGGTGTGCCACAACCTGTCCTGCCATCTCCTGGGCGCCAAGGGGATCATCGAGCACCTGAAGGAGCGGCTCGGCATCGAGCCGGGCGAGACGACCGCGGACGGGAAGATCACCCTCCTCTCCGTCGAATGTCTCTGTGCCTGTGAGCAGGCCCCGATGATGCAGGTGGACGACCGCTACGAGGGCTGCCTGACGTCCGAAAAAGTGGGTCGCATCCTGGAGGAGTTGAAGTGA
- a CDS encoding YgiT-type zinc finger protein — MPRLLPSCQRCRGIEDDTCAFCEGGRLRRRRVRHIFAVGRDLVVIDDVPAYVCSQCGESGGRGSSRAMV; from the coding sequence ATGCCGCGCTTGCTTCCAAGCTGTCAGCGTTGCAGGGGGATCGAAGACGACACGTGCGCATTCTGCGAGGGAGGGCGTCTCCGCAGGCGGAGAGTTCGCCATATCTTCGCCGTTGGAAGGGACTTGGTGGTAATCGATGATGTGCCGGCCTACGTGTGCAGTCAGTGCGGGGAATCGGGCGGGCGAGGATCTTCAAGGGCGATGGTTTAG
- a CDS encoding NADH-quinone oxidoreductase subunit H: MLVVLNLAGILTWVERKQSAIMQDRIGANRASIFGIRIFGLLHPLADAIKMLTKEDFMPARADRLLFTLAPVVSVFFGLAAFASIPFGDTLRIAGREIELQAVTLNVGILYVLAMLSLGVYGLMMAGWASANNYALLGGQRAAALMISAEVAIGASIMGVVMVYGSLNMQEIARGQGQPLLPQLFGDWIPAWGILTQPLAFVLFLTAGIAATKRIPFDMPEGESEIIGYFVEYSGMKFGMFAMADFLETVVVAGMTTALFLGGWQVPYLQAGGFVFPWAAAVALPHLVVVALQVGAFLVKVAAMLWFLMLIRWTLPRFRYDQAMRLGWLGLFPLSVLNIVLTGLVLLVVRG, translated from the coding sequence ATGCTCGTGGTGCTCAACCTGGCCGGCATCCTCACCTGGGTGGAGCGCAAGCAGTCGGCCATCATGCAGGACCGGATCGGCGCCAACCGCGCCTCCATCTTCGGTATCCGGATCTTCGGCCTGCTGCACCCGCTGGCCGACGCCATCAAGATGCTGACTAAGGAAGACTTCATGCCGGCGCGGGCGGACCGCCTGCTCTTCACGCTGGCGCCCGTGGTCTCGGTCTTCTTCGGGCTCGCCGCCTTCGCCTCCATCCCCTTCGGCGACACACTCCGGATCGCCGGGCGCGAGATCGAGCTGCAGGCGGTGACGCTCAACGTGGGGATCCTCTACGTGCTGGCCATGCTGTCGCTGGGCGTCTACGGCCTCATGATGGCCGGCTGGGCCTCGGCCAACAACTACGCCCTCCTCGGCGGCCAGCGCGCCGCGGCCCTCATGATCTCCGCGGAGGTCGCCATTGGCGCCTCCATCATGGGCGTCGTCATGGTCTACGGCTCGCTGAACATGCAGGAGATCGCCCGGGGCCAGGGCCAGCCGCTCCTGCCGCAGCTCTTCGGGGACTGGATTCCCGCCTGGGGGATCCTCACCCAGCCCCTGGCCTTCGTCCTCTTCCTCACGGCCGGGATCGCCGCGACCAAGCGCATCCCCTTCGACATGCCGGAGGGTGAGTCCGAGATCATCGGCTACTTCGTCGAGTACAGCGGGATGAAGTTCGGCATGTTCGCCATGGCCGATTTCCTCGAGACCGTCGTCGTGGCCGGCATGACCACCGCGCTCTTCCTCGGGGGCTGGCAGGTGCCGTATCTCCAGGCCGGCGGGTTCGTCTTCCCATGGGCCGCAGCCGTGGCGCTGCCGCACCTGGTCGTCGTGGCGCTCCAGGTCGGGGCCTTCCTCGTCAAGGTGGCCGCGATGCTCTGGTTCCTCATGCTGATCCGCTGGACGCTGCCCCGTTTCCGGTACGATCAGGCCATGCGGCTGGGCTGGCTGGGGCTCTTCCCGCTCTCCGTGCTCAACATCGTGCTGACGGGCCTCGTCCTCCTGGTGGTGAGAGGCTGA
- a CDS encoding NADH-quinone oxidoreductase subunit D → MADRPTRELFLGEGPGGGTQNLTVNIGPAHPAMHGIVRILAELDGETVVKGEVEIGYLHRAFEKSCEAGPWNNAMPYTDRLNYVSPLINNFGYCSAVEKLLGIDITERCKHIRVIMGEISRICDHLTCVGASAMELGAFTVFLYMIKAREFLWELVEDVTGARLTISYGRVGGVKADLPAGFDDKVKKAFAETRQVLEEVHTLITGNRIFMDRVVGVGALSPEDTIAWGITGPLLRAAGVPYDVRKAQPYWAYDRVQFEIPLGKNGDNFDRYLVRMAEMEQSMRIVEQALGGLPGGSIQVDWEGKAVDPAAYVDRGKQGKTEGLLLVPIALSPNLQGQGRDAQRRGNAPDKRVVLPPKENSYGSIEGLMNHFMLVMEGYGIRPPAGEAYFAVEGANGELGFYVVSDGSDRPYRVRCRPPCLPPVAALPRMIEGQMIADIIPTFGSVNMIGGELDR, encoded by the coding sequence GTGGCTGACCGCCCCACGCGCGAGCTGTTCCTCGGCGAGGGCCCGGGTGGCGGCACCCAGAACCTCACCGTCAACATCGGGCCGGCGCACCCGGCCATGCACGGCATCGTCCGCATCCTGGCCGAGCTGGATGGCGAGACCGTCGTCAAGGGAGAGGTGGAGATCGGCTACCTCCACCGCGCCTTCGAGAAGTCCTGCGAAGCTGGGCCGTGGAACAACGCGATGCCGTACACGGACCGGCTCAACTACGTCTCGCCGCTGATCAACAACTTCGGCTACTGCTCGGCGGTGGAGAAGCTCCTCGGCATCGACATCACGGAGCGGTGCAAGCACATCCGCGTGATCATGGGCGAGATCTCCCGGATCTGCGACCATCTCACCTGCGTCGGCGCCAGCGCCATGGAGCTGGGCGCCTTCACCGTGTTCCTCTACATGATCAAGGCCCGCGAGTTCCTCTGGGAGCTGGTGGAGGACGTGACGGGAGCGCGGCTCACGATCTCCTACGGTCGCGTGGGCGGGGTGAAGGCCGACCTGCCGGCGGGCTTCGATGACAAGGTCAAGAAGGCCTTCGCCGAGACGCGCCAGGTGCTGGAGGAGGTCCACACCCTCATCACCGGCAACCGCATCTTCATGGACCGCGTGGTCGGGGTGGGGGCGCTGTCGCCCGAGGACACCATCGCCTGGGGTATCACGGGGCCGCTGCTCCGCGCTGCGGGCGTCCCCTACGACGTCCGGAAGGCTCAGCCCTACTGGGCCTACGACCGCGTGCAGTTCGAGATCCCCCTGGGGAAGAATGGCGACAACTTCGACCGCTACCTCGTACGGATGGCCGAGATGGAGCAATCGATGCGCATCGTCGAGCAGGCCCTCGGCGGGCTCCCCGGCGGCTCCATCCAGGTGGACTGGGAGGGGAAGGCCGTGGATCCGGCGGCCTACGTGGACCGGGGGAAGCAGGGCAAGACCGAGGGGCTGCTGCTGGTGCCCATCGCGCTGTCGCCCAACCTCCAGGGGCAGGGCCGGGACGCCCAGAGGCGAGGCAACGCGCCCGACAAGCGCGTCGTCCTGCCCCCGAAGGAGAACAGCTACGGGTCCATCGAGGGGCTGATGAACCACTTCATGCTCGTGATGGAGGGGTACGGGATCCGCCCGCCCGCCGGCGAGGCGTACTTCGCCGTGGAGGGGGCCAACGGAGAGCTCGGCTTCTACGTCGTCTCGGACGGCTCCGATCGCCCGTACCGGGTGCGCTGCCGGCCGCCTTGCCTGCCGCCCGTGGCTGCGCTTCCGCGGATGATCGAGGGACAGATGATCGCCGACATCATCCCCACCTTCGGATCGGTGAACATGATCGGCGGAGAGCTCGACCGCTAG
- the nuoF gene encoding NADH-quinone oxidoreductase subunit NuoF, with the protein MTEKILSRNFDTPGSHTLRVYREHGGYTAWEKAKAMEPAAITEEVKKSNLRGLGGAGFPAGMKWGFIPKGSTAPKYLVVNADEGEPGTFKDRYLLTRNPHGLIEGMLIAARAIDSHLGFVYIRGEYVEPWRVLSGAVREAYEAGLLGKDIQGTGFDFEVVIHRGAGAYICGEETGLLSSLEGKKGWPKIKPPFPAIKGAFGQPTIVNNVETLSCVPHIINRGAEWFAGLGTKTQGGTRLYSVSGHVARPGVVEASCAITLRQLIYEHCGGIRDGRALKAVVPGGSSAPVLRADEIDVTMDVDGLRNAGSMAGSAGVIVMDDTVSMPHALLVVTRFYAHESCGQCTPCRESTGWIYGMVHRIVEGKGRKEDLDTILDVARRGAGTTICAFYDGAVGPYISFIEKFREEFEALIRSGAHA; encoded by the coding sequence GTGACTGAGAAGATCCTCTCGCGCAACTTCGATACACCGGGCTCGCACACGCTCCGCGTGTATCGCGAGCACGGCGGTTACACGGCCTGGGAGAAGGCCAAGGCGATGGAGCCGGCGGCCATCACCGAGGAGGTGAAGAAGTCGAACCTCCGTGGGCTCGGCGGCGCAGGGTTCCCGGCGGGCATGAAGTGGGGGTTCATTCCCAAGGGCTCGACGGCGCCCAAGTACCTCGTGGTCAATGCCGACGAGGGGGAGCCCGGCACCTTCAAGGACCGGTACCTCCTCACTCGCAATCCCCACGGGCTGATCGAGGGAATGCTCATCGCCGCGCGAGCCATCGACTCGCACCTGGGCTTCGTCTACATCCGCGGCGAGTACGTGGAGCCCTGGCGCGTGCTGAGCGGCGCCGTGCGGGAGGCCTACGAGGCCGGGCTCCTCGGCAAGGACATCCAGGGGACGGGCTTCGACTTCGAGGTCGTGATCCACCGTGGCGCGGGGGCCTACATCTGCGGGGAGGAGACGGGGCTTCTCTCCTCCCTGGAGGGCAAGAAGGGATGGCCCAAGATCAAGCCGCCCTTCCCGGCCATCAAGGGGGCCTTCGGCCAGCCGACCATCGTGAACAACGTGGAGACGCTCTCCTGCGTGCCGCACATCATCAACCGGGGCGCCGAGTGGTTCGCCGGGCTCGGGACGAAGACGCAGGGGGGCACGCGGCTCTACTCGGTGTCGGGGCACGTGGCCCGGCCCGGTGTGGTGGAGGCCTCCTGCGCGATCACCCTGCGGCAGCTCATCTACGAGCACTGCGGCGGCATCCGGGACGGCCGCGCGCTGAAGGCGGTGGTGCCCGGCGGCTCGTCGGCGCCGGTGCTGCGGGCGGACGAGATCGACGTGACCATGGACGTGGACGGTCTCCGGAACGCGGGGAGCATGGCCGGCTCGGCGGGCGTCATCGTGATGGACGACACGGTCTCCATGCCGCACGCGCTCCTGGTGGTGACGCGCTTCTACGCCCACGAGTCGTGCGGTCAGTGCACCCCGTGCCGGGAGTCCACGGGCTGGATCTACGGGATGGTCCACCGGATCGTGGAGGGGAAGGGGCGGAAGGAGGATCTGGACACGATCCTCGACGTGGCCCGGCGAGGGGCAGGGACGACCATCTGCGCCTTCTACGACGGGGCCGTGGGCCCGTACATCAGCTTCATCGAGAAGTTCCGCGAGGAGTTCGAGGCGCTCATCAGGAGCGGCGCGCATGCCTAG
- a CDS encoding (2Fe-2S)-binding protein: MPRLTINGKEVEVPAGTNLIEAARLAGAEVPHYCYHPGLPVAGQCRLCMVDIEKVPRPQIGCNTLATDGMVVHTETERVKETRRSIMEFHLVNHPLDCPVCDQAGECWLQIYYMKHGLYEPRMTDDKVHKPKAVPLGPHVMLDAERCILCSRCVRYCDEITRTGELGIFNRGDHSEIGLFPGTTLENPYSGNVIDICPVGALTDRDFRFQVRVWYLDRARSVCPGCARGCNIEIHTSQRRPHHNQGRRVARIKPRFNADVNRWWICDAGRYGFTWIDDDSRLTAPGTTAAGRRAETSWEDAVQAVAQALRSHRPEEIGVIASPQMANEDLFLLRRLLDHLGVRQRDMRLPPREPASDDDFLIRGDKNPNARGAELVGLTPGPGGLDARGILEAAARKQIKLLWVFQHDLLASAWPESEIRAALGGAEQLVFQGTNANETSGRAHLLLPSAAYAECEGTFTSFEGRVQRFRAALPPLGQALPGWEILARVGRALGAEDPVFRAERAEHVFNALAAAIPAFAGLGYRALGDTGLMVQASGANTGGGRA, encoded by the coding sequence ATGCCTAGGCTCACGATCAACGGCAAGGAGGTCGAGGTGCCCGCGGGCACCAACCTCATCGAGGCCGCGCGGCTGGCCGGCGCCGAGGTACCTCACTACTGCTACCACCCTGGCTTGCCGGTGGCCGGGCAGTGCCGGCTCTGCATGGTGGATATCGAGAAGGTGCCGCGCCCCCAGATCGGTTGCAACACGCTGGCGACCGACGGGATGGTGGTCCACACGGAGACGGAGCGCGTGAAGGAGACGCGGCGCTCCATCATGGAGTTCCACCTGGTCAACCACCCGCTCGACTGCCCCGTGTGCGACCAGGCCGGGGAGTGCTGGCTGCAGATCTACTACATGAAGCACGGCCTCTACGAGCCGCGGATGACGGACGACAAGGTCCACAAGCCGAAGGCCGTGCCCCTGGGGCCGCACGTGATGCTGGACGCCGAGCGCTGCATCCTCTGCTCGCGCTGCGTGCGCTACTGCGACGAGATCACGCGGACCGGCGAGCTGGGCATCTTCAACCGCGGCGACCACTCCGAGATCGGCCTCTTCCCGGGCACGACGCTCGAGAACCCGTACTCCGGCAATGTCATCGACATCTGTCCCGTGGGGGCGCTGACGGACCGCGACTTCCGCTTCCAGGTGCGGGTCTGGTACCTGGACCGGGCCAGGTCCGTCTGCCCCGGCTGCGCCCGGGGCTGCAACATCGAGATCCACACGAGCCAGCGCCGGCCGCATCACAACCAGGGCCGGCGCGTGGCGCGGATCAAGCCGCGCTTCAATGCGGACGTGAACCGGTGGTGGATCTGCGACGCGGGCCGCTACGGCTTCACCTGGATCGACGACGACAGCCGGCTCACCGCCCCCGGGACGACCGCGGCCGGCCGGCGCGCCGAGACGTCGTGGGAGGACGCGGTCCAGGCGGTGGCCCAGGCACTCCGCTCCCACCGCCCCGAGGAGATCGGCGTGATCGCCTCGCCGCAGATGGCCAACGAGGACCTGTTCCTGCTCCGCCGGCTGCTGGACCACCTGGGCGTGCGCCAGCGGGACATGCGCCTGCCGCCGCGCGAGCCGGCCAGCGACGACGACTTCCTCATCCGCGGGGACAAGAACCCCAACGCGCGCGGCGCCGAGCTGGTGGGGCTGACGCCCGGGCCCGGCGGGCTCGACGCGCGCGGCATCCTGGAGGCGGCGGCCCGGAAGCAGATCAAGCTCCTCTGGGTGTTCCAGCACGACCTGCTGGCTTCGGCGTGGCCCGAGAGCGAGATCCGGGCAGCGCTGGGAGGGGCCGAGCAGCTCGTCTTCCAGGGGACCAACGCCAACGAGACCTCCGGGCGCGCCCACCTCCTCCTCCCCAGCGCAGCCTATGCCGAGTGCGAGGGGACCTTCACCAGCTTCGAAGGGCGCGTGCAGCGCTTCCGGGCGGCGCTGCCCCCCCTGGGCCAGGCGCTGCCGGGCTGGGAGATCCTGGCGCGGGTGGGCCGGGCGCTGGGCGCGGAGGATCCGGTGTTCCGCGCCGAGCGGGCGGAGCACGTCTTCAACGCGCTGGCCGCCGCGATCCCGGCCTTCGCCGGGCTCGGCTACCGGGCGCTCGGGGATACCGGCCTCATGGTGCAGGCGAGCGGCGCGAACACGGGAGGGGGCCGAGCGTGA